In the Rhododendron vialii isolate Sample 1 chromosome 2a, ASM3025357v1 genome, gaagCAAAAGAAATAAGTAAAGCTTGTTTATTTCATTAGcatctttttattcaaaaccTCTTCCCTTCCGTTGTGAATTCCTTTACAACTCCATCATTCAAATGCATCCTCTAGGAAACGCCAATTTCATATGTTCCTGTACAGGTGGAGATTGTGATGGGACTTGAGGAGGCATTTGGGATCAGcgtggaagaagaaaatgccCAATCTATTGCCACTGTTCATGACGCTGCGGAAATGATCGATAAGATCATTGAGGCCAAGGTTTAATAAACTTCCCAGGGACACAATCATTCAGGTTTCTCTAGGaaagttattttttcttgtatCACCTAGATCTTGGCAACTTTGCTCTTCAATGCTAGTAGAGCTTCCAGTGTGCTTGTTAGAATGAAAAAACCCTGTGTTTTTCTctgttcttttgctttttttttttcttcagaaacCTACTCATTATGGTTCTTCTATTTTGGGGTGTCTTTGGGTTAAAGTCGACTCTGAATGTGTAATGGGGATTGAATAAATCTTTTTCCGCTTATATATGTGGTTCTACAGTTTCACGTACGCGCGTCACCTTGAGATTGACCGAAAGATTTCCTCTTATTTAAGTGTCACTGATGATTGTGCGTAGTCCGTATAATAGATGTTCGATTGACGTCCTCTTATGAGATTTTGATCTTTATCTTGGGTAGgggaagggaaagaaaaggGAACACCTGGAGAGAAAATCCTGAAAGAAGCTTAGGAGGTGTTGGGCTTTAGGGGCTTTAGTTACATAATTCTTTAACATGCCCCATGCTCCCACTGCCCTCGCGCTCTCAATTTCCATTCTCGTGAATATTAGTAGTTTGAGATGTGTTTTAAAGATGTTTTTATGCTTGCGCTCGCTCACAATTCTCGTTCTTGTGAATATTAGTAGTTTGCGATGTGTTTCAAAGATGTTTTTATGCTTGCGCTCGTGCTTCTGCTGGCGCACGTGAAGCAGATTCGACTTTAACTTTGTAGTGTGAGATGGTGGTTTACAATTCTGTGGTTGGCCAAAATGCAGCTACAATTCCAAGATTTTCACCTATTCTTCTTACTGTTGGAAACTGGTGATAGAAACTTAATTCCAATTGCTCATTTCCAGTATCTGCTAGATATTAATTGATGGTTAGGCAAAAAGAATTTAGGTATCTAATGGATTTTAGTGGGTAGGCAAAAAGAATTAAAAGTACGTGTTTCATGTACGAGATATATAGAAGTTTTTGCCGACGGAATAATCTCCGTAGTCAAGAACTTCTGAATGTAATGGTAGGAATATACCATGTAAAAGAAATggttgaaattgtctttttacaCTGTCAGGAATCAGTTTTCCatgttttttcttctaaaaaaataaacacaaaaatattGTCGATGTCTTGAAAGTAATatcaataaaaattgaaaatgatacCCAAGTAATTTAATGTGTCACTGAGGTTAATAAATTGGGACGGCAAACTGAACTGTTCTCTTTATTGAAGTACTACTGTATATTTTGCTTTCATTAATTGcataaattcagaaaatatttttaatgagCAATACACACAAGCACACAATAACAGACATGGACACATTGATTCATATGGCTTCCACGCTATAAGCTCACGCACATTAAATGGTTGTCTTGAATCTCAAGGAATTGGCCTATTGGTCAAGGCCTGAGATTCAGGACTTTATTTTATCCATATTAGGTTCCTCTTAGGTGACATCAACCCCTTTGACGTCGGTCCATATAGAGCATTTGCTCTAGTTACAATTGAAACTTTTACATCGTGACTGTAAACTTTTGCCTCATAGCCTCAAACGTTGTTATTCATGCCGCAAACTTTTGAAGCCTAGCCGCAAAATTTGACATCATAGCCGCAAACTTTGTGTACCGGGGCCGCACACTTCTACAAGGCCGCAATCAATGAAATAGGACCATAAACAACTCTTAAAAATCTTTCAAGTGGCCCAAAATGTTTTTCTTGCAAAAGCAATAACAAGATAACTATTTTGAAGTTGGAaactttaccccaaaaaaaaaaaagatactccctccgtccctaaataagtgtccgatgCGCAAacttaggccttcaaaaagatgtatttgtttcgttaaaaaaatcaaatttttttcacaaatcaataaatagCAATgcgttctattagattgtggaaaaaaattaaattttttaatgaaaaatatacatattttgtaAGGTCTAGTTTTGCGCGTctgacacttatttagggacggatggagtaactATTTTGAAAGGGTAAATTTTACACCATTAGTGGATGGTGAGTTTATGGTCCCCATCTTAAAATTAATCAAGATGCGTGTAAATTGATCCGAATAcctaattatgaaaaaaaaattatctacaCATCTGTTTCTGAATCTATACGTGTACATAATTGAATGCAAATAGGTGgtgggccgggccgggccgggctAGACTCATTAACTCCTCCTATTATTTCAAGCCCATAACTCCTCCTATTATTTCAAGCCCACCCATTGGCAGATAAAAGCCACCTACCACTGGGCAGCTGTTCATAACTCTCAACTCATTAGCTCAGcagtgactctctctctctctctctctctctctctctctgactaaAGGGGCGTTCTGAGGTAAAATCCGTTCATTTTTCTCACTCTCTTTCCATCCATAGGTACGATTCCTTTCGTGTAACATGAGAATGTAAGATtcgactattttttttaattctttgcaATCGATGATGATCTACTCTGCTTGATCTTCACGCTGTATAAGTAGGTTCACAAATGGATATCATCAAAGACTGTAAATCTGATCGAAATGGATTCAGCCTGTGGAATTTTTAGTAATTCGATTTTGTTCGTGGAACTTGAATGTGTTACGTGATTGCGATGTTGACTTCTGTATGAATCTGTTCACTGTTGATTAATTGGACTGTGTTTGGTTTCCTAGCGAACTTGGGgcaaaagaaatgggaaaattttcaatgcTAACGTTTTTTTTTAACGTCTCTTTCACATAGGGTGGGATACACACGTACACGGGACCACATCCTGTGGCGTTACAAATCACTTTTGCATGGAAACTTTTTCCCTGATATTGAGATTATCCCGGTTTTAGTGGCATTTCTGGGCTTTATTTTCtttaaggttgtgtttggaaaaaGGATTAGTAAATGGACTTGTatttagaaaaaggaaaacataccTTGAGTTTATGAAGGGAAATTCACTACGTGTTCTTTTGTATCCACAAATCCTATGATGCATCCTTGAGCTGAACACAGCCTAAGGCCGAGGGGATTAACTTGTTTTGAGTATTTGTTGTGTTTACAACTGGGAGGGACCGTGAATGCAAAGTGTACTTACTGTTGGCGATGAGTTCTTTTCATTTCTTAAGAAATGTGATTATGATTGCATCTTTCCGTGTTGTGAAAACTGTATGTGCATAACACATTATTTAGAGTGGTTGAAACTTAAGCGAAATGTCTTGATAAGTAATTCAGTTCTTAATAGCACGCACACATTTTTGCTCATGCTTGTTTGGCTATTTGCAGAAgcatttcaaaaacaaattcaacATATGGTTTAGTAATTAACTTGAAACACTTGGAAAATGTTGCTATTATTTTGAATGGTCCTCTTTGCATAATTTTTCGTACTAACATTATTTAGAATCATAATAAAATCATTATATTTCAGCGTATGAGAATTGAATCGAAGCTAACCACTGGTATTCTTTCAATGACCCTTCATTTGTCTCTCAGACAGACCTTCACATTCTAGATGAGTAATTTGAAGGCATTTTGTACGATATGGAATGTACATTTAAAGTGTTTCTGATCTTACAATGGGTAATTCAAATGCGTTAGTGGGTTTCTAGTCTATATTACTATGTACTGATTCGTAAGATGGAGTTCAACTTCAAAGTTCTCTCTAGCTTCACTTTTTTGGCCATCCGGTGATCAGTTATGGAGATTTCCTATTTATGTTTGTCTTTTCACTTAGTATCTGGTAAATCGACATTCATTTCCTTAGGAAAATTTCCTCTTTATCAGCTCTTATGTGTAATCTAAATGCTGAGATCTGGTTTTATCACTTGTTTAGATCACATATAACAATGGTGAAGGCTGTCGTCGTTCTTAACAGCAGTGAGGGTGTAAATGGCACTGTATACTTCACCCAAGAAGGAGATGGTACTTTCATTTACATTACAGTAGTTAAATGGAGTGTGTGTGCATGCGTGCTTGCGTGGCAgcgtgggtgtgtgtgtgacaaTCGTGTTGGCAATTTAAATTATTCTGTTTCTTGTATGCCTTAGGTCCGACAACAGTTACTGGAAGCCTTTCTGGCCTTAAACCTGGAGCTCATGGTTTCCACGTCCATGCTCTTGGTGATACGACAAATGGTTGCATGTCAACTGGTAATTTTCAAACCCATAAATTCACCCTCTTTATCTTCTTTTCAGTTCCATCCAAGCATAGCCAGGACACCTGAGAAAATACTAGTATAATGAGGTTCAACTCTagaattttcaattttggacTATTCATATTTGCAGGACCACATTTTAATCCTGCTGGAAAAGACCATGGTGCTCCTGAGGATGAGCATCGCCATGCTGGTGACCTTGGTAACGTCATAGTTGGCGAAGATGGTATGTTTCCTTTTGATATGCACTCTTTTTCGTCATCATTGTCAAGTTATTTGCTCCTCGGATGCTGCTATCTTGATTGGTAAAACATACTGATCATCCGGTTGCATGTTCATTTATCAAGAGAACTTTTCCTAACCAagaaacttaacttattttagtGTAATTATGACCGTTATTGTTTTGTGAGAAATGTTTGGTATTCTTACTCTTCTTGGATTTACGTCGAAATGGTCCCATCTGGACTAATACTTCCCATGCCCTCCTGCTATTTACGGGATGACAGAAGTTGTTTTGCTTTTGTCATGAAAAGGATCCTGTCTCTGTAGATGCATTTGAGTTCGATTAACCATGAGGTGCATAATTTTCTGGACAGTATTGTAACATGCCATTAACATTTTGTTATGACTTTATGTGTCTCAGGTACTGCAAGTTTCACTATCGTTGACAAACAGGTGAATTACTAACTGCACTGAAGAGTTTAGACATGCTATATGGGCAGTCAATTGGAGTTTTTCTTGACATGTTTACTTTATGCAGATCCCTCTTTCAGGACCACATTCCATCATTGGAAGGGCTGTTGTTGTTCATGCTGACCCGGATGATCTTGGAAAGGGTAATTATATCTTACTTTGATCATTAGTGTTGCATTCTCTGCTGGCGTTTACATATTTTGGTTCCTCTTAACTCCAGATATTCCAGATACAAAATTATCCTAGATTGTCATGTGAGAAATATGAACGTAGCTAGCATTGCTTTCTGAGTCTCTTATGTGGTATTGAACACAGGGACGGATCCAGGAATGCACCCTAGTTGGGGCACCTGTTAATCATAATGacgaaagtttatttttttagtcaaccatAGTAAGATCGTTTAAAATTAAAGCATGCATTACTaattacaaaaatttataaagcgtactttaagttaaattaggtaaaaatgagcacaaaatcttagacaaaatttttaaagtatattttaaatgaacatcaacaaattttagaatgatcgaactagttttgttaatgcctttattttaaaatatttatcctaaacggttaaaaataaagagaatcaagaaagaatagctcAAAATAGACAAATGGCTTGTAAAGTAACAATTATAAATGcatcatatgatgaaattcaggCATAAAACGAATTCTATGTGTGTATTTTTGGGATATATACAAGTGAGTATGTTTATAAATTAGCGCACTTTaatatgctaatttatacataaatattttaaaaaaatatttttatttcgagtgggggcacgcgtttgagtgggggcacgtgcccccatgTACATCCGTCCCTGATTGAACATATTGGAGTGTTTGACA is a window encoding:
- the LOC131316838 gene encoding superoxide dismutase [Cu-Zn] isoform X1; translation: MRISHITMVKAVVVLNSSEGVNGTVYFTQEGDGPTTVTGSLSGLKPGAHGFHVHALGDTTNGCMSTGPHFNPAGKDHGAPEDEHRHAGDLGNVIVGEDGTASFTIVDKQIPLSGPHSIIGRAVVVHADPDDLGKGGHELSKTTGNAGGRIACGIIGLQG
- the LOC131316838 gene encoding superoxide dismutase [Cu-Zn] isoform X2, which gives rise to MVKAVVVLNSSEGVNGTVYFTQEGDGPTTVTGSLSGLKPGAHGFHVHALGDTTNGCMSTGPHFNPAGKDHGAPEDEHRHAGDLGNVIVGEDGTASFTIVDKQIPLSGPHSIIGRAVVVHADPDDLGKGGHELSKTTGNAGGRIACGIIGLQG